A single genomic interval of Halomonas sp. GT harbors:
- the aceF gene encoding dihydrolipoyllysine-residue acetyltransferase, translated as MSSEIIKVPDIGGDADVEIIEIAVSEGDVIEAEDTLITLESDKASMDVPAPKGGKVLKVLVKEGDTVSEGDDIVELEVEGGADGGEETSAPASDSQPNDAPAKEDKPKEPTKEQAPAAKKASGGKQTVDIKVPDLGGSDNVEIIEVAVSAGDEVNAEDTLITLESDKASMDVPSPHGGKIVALTVKEGDTVSEGDVIGQMEIAGEGSDDSADAPQAQAASQTSSASEAAAVEESAVEEPVAEAPAKQAPSPEGTPSPEAQIADDQPRDSKLVHAGPAVRMLARELNVDLSLVKPSGPKDRVLKEDVQAYVKQAIANQGKAQTATAPAASGGTGIPAIPDVDFSQFGDVEEKPMGRLLKMGATNLHRSWLNVPHVTQFDEADITELESFRKAMKAEAEAQGAKLTPLPFMVKACAFALRKFPQFNVSLKGDGETLVWKNYVHIGIAVDTPDGLMVPVVRNADKKSLIEIAKEMAELCKKAQTKKLKRDEMTGGCFTISSLGSIGGTAFTPIVNAPEVAILGVSKAQMKPVWDGSAFQPRLMMPLSLSYDHRAINGADAARFTAFLADVLTDIRRLLL; from the coding sequence TTGAGTAGCGAAATCATCAAAGTTCCCGATATCGGTGGCGATGCCGATGTCGAAATCATCGAGATTGCGGTGTCAGAAGGCGACGTCATTGAAGCGGAAGACACCCTAATCACCCTGGAATCTGACAAAGCCAGCATGGACGTCCCGGCCCCGAAAGGCGGCAAGGTGCTCAAAGTGCTGGTGAAAGAAGGCGATACCGTCTCTGAAGGCGACGACATCGTTGAGCTGGAGGTTGAAGGTGGCGCAGACGGTGGCGAAGAGACGTCAGCCCCCGCGTCTGACAGCCAGCCCAACGACGCGCCAGCGAAAGAAGACAAACCGAAAGAACCGACTAAAGAGCAAGCCCCAGCCGCTAAAAAAGCCAGTGGCGGCAAGCAAACGGTCGATATTAAAGTGCCGGACTTGGGTGGTTCAGACAACGTTGAAATCATCGAAGTCGCGGTCAGCGCTGGCGATGAGGTCAACGCTGAAGACACTTTGATCACCCTCGAGTCGGATAAAGCCTCGATGGATGTACCCAGCCCGCACGGTGGTAAGATCGTTGCGCTTACGGTGAAAGAAGGCGATACCGTCTCGGAAGGCGACGTGATCGGCCAGATGGAAATCGCTGGCGAGGGTAGTGACGACAGCGCAGACGCGCCGCAAGCGCAAGCCGCTAGCCAAACCAGCAGCGCGTCGGAAGCAGCGGCTGTTGAAGAGTCTGCCGTTGAAGAACCTGTCGCTGAAGCACCAGCAAAACAAGCCCCTTCTCCTGAAGGCACCCCGAGTCCGGAAGCACAAATCGCTGATGATCAGCCACGGGATAGTAAGCTGGTGCATGCAGGCCCAGCAGTACGCATGCTGGCACGTGAACTAAATGTTGATCTTAGTCTTGTTAAGCCTAGTGGCCCGAAAGACCGGGTGCTGAAAGAAGATGTACAGGCCTACGTGAAACAGGCCATAGCCAACCAAGGTAAAGCACAAACAGCGACTGCCCCAGCAGCAAGTGGTGGTACTGGCATTCCCGCGATACCGGACGTCGACTTCAGTCAGTTTGGCGACGTAGAAGAGAAGCCGATGGGGCGCCTGCTCAAGATGGGCGCGACGAATCTGCACCGCAGCTGGCTCAATGTGCCTCACGTGACGCAGTTCGACGAGGCCGACATTACCGAGCTCGAAAGCTTCCGTAAAGCCATGAAAGCCGAGGCCGAAGCCCAAGGCGCCAAGCTGACACCGTTGCCGTTTATGGTTAAAGCCTGTGCCTTTGCACTGCGTAAGTTCCCCCAGTTCAACGTCAGCCTGAAAGGTGACGGCGAAACGCTGGTATGGAAAAACTACGTGCATATTGGGATTGCCGTGGATACACCTGATGGTCTGATGGTGCCGGTAGTGCGCAACGCCGATAAAAAATCCTTGATTGAGATTGCCAAGGAGATGGCGGAGCTCTGCAAGAAAGCGCAAACCAAGAAGCTTAAGCGCGACGAGATGACCGGTGGCTGCTTCACCATTTCGAGCCTTGGCTCTATTGGTGGAACCGCGTTCACACCGATCGTTAATGCACCGGAAGTGGCGATCCTGGGGGTGTCGAAAGCGCAGATGAAACCGGTGTGGGATGGCAGTGCCTTCCAGCCGCGCTTAATGATGCCGCTATCGCTTTCCTACGATCACCGGGCGATTAACGGTGCGGATGCCGCCCGCTTTACGGCCTTCCTGGCCGATGTGCTGACGGATATACGCCGATTACTGCTGTAA
- a CDS encoding GntR family transcriptional regulator, with the protein MTLGWHKKGFTKTKEGRVSDQDIVEHIRSAVLMQRLAPNTKLPEVTIGDVFGVSRSVVRKALTRLDAEHVIDQRPNQVARVRAPSIDETRETFSARRLVEGEIVSLLAGKLDVATYKALEKQVALEKQAFENSDEPSRIEHSLNIHHLLAQHAPNRILGAMLTDLVLRTSIVIALYKRPGLSSCYLEGDHANLLGHLASGDAQAAKQAIYTHLNSLESLLVLSSQEPENDDLMTILGGKSVRA; encoded by the coding sequence ATGACCCTCGGCTGGCACAAGAAAGGTTTTACCAAAACGAAAGAAGGTCGCGTTAGCGATCAAGATATTGTTGAACACATCCGGTCTGCGGTACTGATGCAGCGACTGGCACCGAATACAAAACTGCCTGAAGTCACCATCGGCGATGTATTTGGCGTCAGCCGTTCAGTGGTGCGTAAAGCGTTAACACGGCTTGATGCTGAACATGTTATCGACCAACGGCCGAACCAGGTTGCCCGCGTCAGAGCGCCTTCGATTGACGAAACGCGAGAGACGTTTTCTGCGCGTAGGTTAGTGGAAGGTGAGATTGTCTCACTGTTGGCGGGTAAGCTGGATGTGGCGACTTACAAGGCGTTAGAGAAGCAGGTCGCCCTTGAAAAGCAGGCGTTTGAAAACAGTGACGAACCGTCACGCATTGAGCATTCCCTCAACATTCATCACCTCCTTGCGCAGCATGCCCCTAATCGTATCTTGGGTGCGATGTTGACCGATCTCGTCTTGCGAACGTCAATTGTCATCGCTCTCTATAAGCGTCCGGGCTTGTCTTCTTGCTACTTGGAAGGCGATCATGCGAACTTGCTTGGGCACTTGGCGAGTGGTGATGCACAGGCGGCTAAGCAGGCGATATACACGCACCTTAATAGCTTAGAGTCTTTGCTGGTACTGTCGTCTCAAGAGCCAGAAAACGACGATTTGATGACTATTCTAGGCGGTAAATCTGTTAGGGCGTGA